One Bacillus sp. 1780r2a1 DNA segment encodes these proteins:
- a CDS encoding L-cystine transporter: MTSFLVILNIIIMLALIAGLYMMQKKYVSFSKRVFTALGLGIVFGFALQFVYGPTSEVTAQTSDWFSIVGSGYVKFLQMIVMPLVFVSIVAAFTRLKLTSNIGKISGLIIGILVGTTAIAAAIGIVTTTGFNLEAVQIEQGAAETERGAALEENLSGMQAQTIPQQIIELLPANPFLDLTGARPTSTIAVVIFAAFIGIAYLGVKRKKPEEAALFSKIIDMIYAIVMRVVTLILRLTPYGVLAIMTKTIATSDIDAIVKLGKFVIASYVALAAMFAVHLLLLTLVGVNPVTYVKKAFPVLTFAFTSRTSAGALPLNVNTQTRQLGVPEGIANFAGSFGLSIGQNGCAGIYPAMLAVMIAPTVGINPLSPSFIATLIAIVAISSFGVAGVGGGATFAALLVLSALDLPVALAGLLISVEPLIDMGRTALNVSGSMTAGVITSKVTKELDTTVYNDKTISPETAEA, encoded by the coding sequence TTGACTTCATTTTTAGTTATTCTTAACATCATTATCATGCTGGCATTAATCGCTGGTTTATATATGATGCAAAAAAAATACGTTTCATTTTCAAAGCGTGTATTCACAGCTTTAGGACTTGGAATTGTATTTGGATTTGCTCTTCAATTTGTATATGGACCAACATCAGAAGTGACAGCTCAAACATCAGATTGGTTTAGTATTGTTGGTAGTGGTTATGTTAAATTTTTGCAGATGATTGTTATGCCACTTGTGTTTGTTTCAATTGTGGCGGCGTTCACTCGTTTAAAATTAACGAGTAACATTGGGAAAATCAGTGGTCTAATTATTGGAATTTTAGTTGGAACAACAGCCATTGCAGCAGCAATTGGGATTGTGACAACAACAGGATTTAATTTAGAAGCTGTACAGATTGAACAAGGTGCAGCTGAAACTGAGCGTGGAGCAGCATTAGAAGAGAACTTGTCGGGAATGCAAGCCCAAACAATTCCACAGCAAATCATTGAATTGTTGCCTGCAAATCCATTTTTAGATTTAACCGGAGCACGACCAACTTCAACAATCGCAGTAGTTATCTTTGCTGCATTTATTGGAATTGCTTATTTAGGCGTAAAGCGTAAAAAACCAGAAGAAGCAGCTCTCTTTTCAAAAATTATTGATATGATTTATGCAATTGTGATGCGCGTTGTTACATTAATATTGCGTTTAACGCCATATGGTGTATTAGCCATTATGACAAAGACAATTGCTACGAGTGATATTGATGCCATCGTCAAGCTCGGTAAATTTGTTATTGCGTCTTATGTAGCGTTAGCAGCAATGTTTGCAGTTCATTTACTTTTACTAACGCTTGTTGGTGTAAACCCGGTTACGTATGTAAAAAAAGCATTTCCAGTTTTAACATTTGCTTTCACATCGCGTACAAGTGCAGGTGCATTACCGTTAAATGTGAACACGCAAACAAGACAGCTTGGCGTTCCAGAAGGAATTGCAAACTTTGCAGGATCATTTGGTTTATCGATTGGTCAAAATGGTTGTGCGGGTATTTATCCAGCAATGTTAGCCGTTATGATTGCACCAACGGTAGGTATTAATCCTTTATCACCATCGTTCATCGCCACACTGATTGCCATCGTAGCTATTAGCTCGTTTGGAGTAGCAGGTGTAGGTGGAGGTGCAACATTCGCGGCACTTCTTGTTTTATCTGCACTAGACTTACCGGTTGCGTTAGCAGGATTGCTTATTTCAGTAGAACCTCTTATCGACATGGGACGTACAGCATTGAACGTAAGTGGAAGTATGACAGCAGGTGTTATAACTAGTAAAGTAACAAAAGAATTAGATACAACAGTTTATAATGATAAAACAATTTCGCCTGAAACGGCAGAAGCATAA
- a CDS encoding aldehyde dehydrogenase family protein: MQNIGAKQVEVSPKLKQFLQGVKKLYINGQWVEAASGKTFETVNPATGEKLADVAEGNAEDIDRAVLAAREAFDNGPWTKMSAAERSRLIYKLADLMEEHKLELAQLETLDNGKPIRETSNADIPLAVEHFRYYAGWATKIVGQTIPVQGAYFNYTRHEPLGVVGQIIPWNFPLLMAAWKLGAALASGCTIVLKPAEQTPLSALYLAGLAEEAGFPKGVLNVVPGFGKTAGEPLVNHLQVDKIAFTGSTAVGKSIMKQASETLKKVTLELGGKSPNIILPDADLSKAVPGALAGVMFNQGQVCCAGSRLYVQKKLYDNVLADLVAQSKVIKQGNGLIEDTTMGPLVSAQQQKRVKSYIDKGVEEGAEVLTGGSLPFEKGYFVEPTIFADVDHSMTIAREEIFGPVVAAMPFDDLDDLIAKANDTAYGLAAGVWTQDLKKAHHIAHGIKAGTIWVNCYNVFDAASPFGGYKQSGIGREMGSYALDNYTEVKSVWVNMES; encoded by the coding sequence ATGCAAAATATTGGAGCAAAACAAGTTGAGGTAAGTCCAAAACTGAAGCAATTTTTACAAGGTGTAAAGAAGCTATATATTAACGGCCAATGGGTGGAAGCGGCATCTGGAAAGACATTCGAAACAGTAAACCCTGCAACTGGTGAAAAGTTAGCAGATGTAGCTGAAGGGAATGCTGAAGATATTGATCGTGCTGTGTTAGCAGCTCGTGAAGCTTTTGACAATGGACCGTGGACAAAAATGTCTGCGGCGGAAAGAAGTCGTTTAATTTATAAGCTTGCTGACCTCATGGAAGAACATAAACTTGAACTTGCTCAATTAGAAACGCTCGATAATGGGAAACCAATTCGTGAAACATCAAATGCAGATATTCCTTTAGCTGTTGAACATTTTAGATACTATGCTGGTTGGGCAACGAAAATTGTTGGACAAACTATTCCTGTACAAGGTGCATACTTTAACTATACGCGTCATGAACCACTAGGAGTGGTTGGCCAAATTATCCCTTGGAATTTCCCGTTGCTTATGGCAGCATGGAAGCTGGGTGCTGCCTTAGCTAGCGGTTGTACAATTGTACTGAAACCAGCAGAACAAACGCCTTTATCAGCTCTTTATCTAGCGGGTCTTGCTGAGGAAGCAGGCTTTCCTAAAGGAGTGCTAAACGTCGTTCCGGGATTTGGTAAAACGGCAGGCGAACCGCTTGTAAACCACTTACAGGTAGATAAGATTGCCTTTACGGGATCAACAGCGGTCGGAAAGTCGATTATGAAGCAAGCGAGTGAAACCCTAAAGAAAGTAACGCTTGAGCTTGGAGGCAAATCTCCAAATATCATTTTACCTGATGCAGATTTATCAAAAGCTGTTCCGGGAGCGCTGGCAGGTGTAATGTTCAACCAAGGACAAGTTTGTTGTGCAGGAAGTCGATTATACGTACAAAAAAAATTATATGATAATGTGCTAGCAGACTTAGTGGCACAGTCTAAGGTAATTAAACAGGGTAATGGATTAATAGAAGATACGACAATGGGCCCGCTTGTGTCTGCACAGCAACAGAAGCGAGTCAAGTCATATATTGATAAAGGTGTAGAAGAAGGAGCGGAAGTATTAACAGGAGGTTCGCTTCCGTTTGAAAAAGGGTACTTTGTGGAGCCGACAATCTTTGCCGATGTTGATCATTCCATGACAATTGCACGAGAAGAAATTTTTGGTCCTGTTGTTGCAGCTATGCCATTTGATGATTTAGATGATTTAATTGCTAAGGCAAACGATACGGCATACGGATTAGCAGCGGGCGTGTGGACACAAGACTTGAAGAAAGCTCACCATATAGCTCACGGTATTAAAGCGGGAACAATCTGGGTTAACTGCTACAATGTATTTGATGCAGCTAGTCCGTTCGGTGGCTATAAACAGTCTGGGATTGGAAGAGAAATGGGTAGTTATGCGCTTGATAACTATACAGAAGTAAAAAGTGTATGGGTTAATATGGAATCTTAA
- a CDS encoding cytochrome P450 yields the protein MKGIQGPSTYRMTGHLKDFQESPLLFLRHLSEYGETTRFRLGHRKFYLTTNPQMVKDVVFTKNNSFVDVGIKNVVRALHVHDLFEFNFLLGMPNIKSSFVKKHFSTCRIDHRTIIQSYLSLWKSGSLRIFNEEVQELALWLLAHSFFGVTQNHDLTTHLKKIAELRTKRHQPSMVKVRLPKVGKQNQIETDAIAGVVSCLQSRYDNQLVDEQRYIYDTLVNEDESGILQRFFITYDLICNACSWLMYTLCEHEDILRHVQLLKGHEQDEYMRMVILESLRLYPPIWLFGKQAVETVQVDNYVFKKNETIFISPYSLHRNEAYFLEPHEFLPERFCLDLNVDIPKHLYLPFGMIAETEAQMEYVMTMARAIVLPIVTSFDIKKVRSIIHPKGEILLEMKEPLSIVITKEKLPIVTSL from the coding sequence ATGAAAGGAATACAAGGCCCGTCAACCTATCGCATGACAGGCCATTTGAAAGATTTTCAAGAAAGTCCGCTTTTGTTTTTGCGCCATCTCAGTGAGTATGGGGAGACAACACGTTTTCGGCTAGGTCACCGAAAATTTTACTTAACAACAAATCCTCAAATGGTAAAAGATGTTGTCTTTACAAAAAACAATAGCTTTGTAGATGTAGGGATTAAAAATGTTGTTCGAGCACTTCATGTTCATGATTTATTTGAATTTAATTTTTTGTTGGGAATGCCCAATATAAAATCTTCTTTTGTAAAAAAGCATTTTTCTACCTGTCGAATTGATCATCGTACAATTATACAATCGTACTTATCTTTATGGAAAAGTGGAAGTTTAAGAATATTTAATGAAGAAGTGCAAGAGTTGGCACTATGGTTGTTAGCACATAGTTTTTTTGGTGTAACCCAAAATCATGACTTGACAACCCATTTGAAGAAGATAGCTGAGCTACGCACTAAAAGACATCAACCTTCAATGGTAAAAGTACGCCTTCCGAAAGTGGGAAAGCAAAATCAGATAGAGACAGATGCTATAGCAGGCGTTGTTTCCTGTCTTCAATCTCGTTATGATAATCAATTAGTGGATGAACAGCGTTATATTTACGATACACTTGTTAATGAAGATGAATCTGGTATTCTTCAGCGATTCTTTATCACGTATGACTTAATTTGTAATGCATGCAGCTGGCTAATGTATACGCTTTGTGAGCATGAGGATATTCTACGACATGTTCAGTTGCTAAAAGGTCATGAGCAAGATGAATACATGCGTATGGTTATTTTAGAGTCGCTGAGGCTCTATCCTCCAATTTGGTTATTTGGAAAACAAGCGGTAGAAACTGTTCAAGTTGATAACTATGTGTTTAAAAAAAATGAAACGATTTTTATTAGTCCTTATAGCCTTCATCGAAATGAAGCTTATTTTTTAGAGCCTCATGAGTTTTTACCTGAGCGCTTTTGTTTAGACTTAAACGTAGACATACCAAAGCACCTGTACTTACCGTTTGGTATGATTGCAGAAACTGAGGCTCAAATGGAGTATGTTATGACTATGGCAAGGGCAATTGTCCTCCCGATTGTAACATCCTTTGATATAAAAAAAGTGCGTTCTATCATTCATCCAAAGGGAGAAATCTTATTGGAGATGAAAGAACCTTTGTCTATTGTGATAACAAAAGAAAAATTACCGATTGTAACGTCTTTGTAA
- a CDS encoding serine/threonine protein kinase, translating to MDKLLNQFIELVETSLLPNLIIKSENEHDPVVVEYVPDEWILIGKGNYAAVFYHPLYEGLVVKVYGRAFEEVKKEANVYKKLGKHPAYSQLYYYTNNYLILKRLQGITLYEAVQKRVIIPLTVIDDVNEALAYAKLRGLNPFDVHGKNVMMKDGRGYVVDISDFYKEGIDKKWTDLVKAYHKIYVPIIKKYHLAISPSLLNLTRHVYRLYRKVKNKYKNYV from the coding sequence ATGGATAAACTACTGAATCAATTTATTGAACTTGTTGAAACATCCTTACTGCCTAACTTAATCATTAAAAGTGAAAATGAACATGACCCTGTTGTAGTCGAGTATGTACCTGATGAATGGATCTTAATTGGAAAAGGCAACTACGCAGCTGTTTTTTATCACCCTTTATATGAAGGTCTAGTAGTGAAAGTATATGGTCGAGCGTTTGAAGAGGTAAAAAAAGAAGCAAATGTCTATAAAAAATTAGGAAAGCACCCTGCTTATTCTCAGCTTTATTATTATACAAATAACTACTTAATTCTAAAGAGGCTACAAGGCATTACGCTATACGAAGCAGTTCAAAAGCGGGTTATAATTCCGTTAACAGTTATAGACGATGTAAACGAAGCATTAGCTTATGCTAAATTAAGAGGACTCAATCCCTTTGATGTTCATGGGAAAAACGTAATGATGAAAGATGGGCGCGGATACGTAGTTGATATTTCGGATTTCTATAAAGAAGGCATTGATAAAAAGTGGACGGATTTGGTGAAAGCTTATCACAAAATCTATGTGCCTATTATAAAAAAGTACCACCTTGCGATTTCACCATCTTTATTAAATCTAACAAGACACGTCTATCGCTTGTATCGCAAAGTAAAAAATAAATATAAAAATTATGTATGA
- the motA gene encoding flagellar motor stator protein MotA: MDKTSFWGLILALIALMVGMFLKGVSPTVLMNPAAILIIIVGTIGAVVIAFPTSEIKRVPKLFGVLFKEPKMATPKDLVFMFSEWAQVVRKEGLLSLEAKTAEVEDPFLQNGLNLAIDGQSADYIRDVLSEEIEAMEDRHQAGAAIFSQAGTYAPSLGVLGAVIGLIAALGNMADTTSLGHAISAAFVATLLGIFTGYVFWHPFANKLKRKSKQEAKIKYMMIEGVLSLLEGETPKVIEQKLASYLPTAERKKLLQESEVVENE; this comes from the coding sequence ATGGATAAAACATCTTTTTGGGGTTTAATTTTAGCACTGATTGCACTAATGGTAGGGATGTTTCTTAAAGGTGTCAGCCCAACAGTTTTAATGAATCCTGCGGCCATTTTAATCATTATTGTAGGCACAATCGGGGCGGTGGTCATTGCGTTCCCCACAAGTGAAATAAAAAGGGTACCTAAGTTATTTGGCGTTCTTTTTAAAGAGCCAAAAATGGCTACGCCAAAAGATCTTGTGTTTATGTTTTCTGAATGGGCACAGGTTGTTCGAAAAGAAGGTTTATTATCATTAGAAGCAAAAACAGCAGAGGTAGAAGACCCCTTCTTACAAAATGGATTAAATTTAGCAATTGATGGACAAAGCGCAGATTACATTAGAGACGTGCTGTCTGAAGAAATTGAAGCGATGGAAGACCGCCATCAGGCTGGCGCAGCTATTTTTTCACAAGCAGGTACATATGCACCTAGTTTAGGAGTACTTGGAGCAGTCATTGGCTTGATTGCCGCTTTAGGAAACATGGCTGACACAACTAGTTTAGGACATGCTATTAGCGCTGCGTTTGTTGCCACATTACTAGGTATTTTTACGGGATACGTTTTTTGGCATCCATTTGCTAACAAATTAAAACGGAAGTCTAAGCAAGAAGCCAAAATTAAATATATGATGATTGAAGGTGTTCTTTCTTTACTAGAAGGCGAAACACCTAAAGTGATTGAACAAAAGCTTGCATCCTATTTGCCAACAGCTGAGCGTAAGAAGCTATTGCAGGAAAGCGAAGTGGTTGAAAATGAGTAA
- the motB gene encoding flagellar motor protein MotB — MSKKRSRKQKEDAHVDESWLLPYADLLTLLLALFIVLFAISSVDAQKFQALSKAFNEMFEGGTGVLEFQTPPTPKEENLPAEDPTGKNVARDNGMDPTEKEGEKPLTEENKQKSSHDADQQELLTVQQKVNTYIEQNGLKDELQTSLTDEGLLISIRDNVFFASGRADVRSEDISLAKEISNLLVMDPPRNIIISGHTDNVPIRNAGFQSNWELSVMRAINFMKVILENNRLNPSMFSAKGFGEFKPVASNETNEGKKKNRRVEILITPRTEAENE; from the coding sequence ATGAGTAAGAAGCGTTCGCGAAAACAAAAAGAGGATGCTCATGTTGATGAGAGCTGGCTATTGCCATACGCGGATTTATTAACGCTATTACTTGCCTTATTTATTGTTTTGTTTGCCATTAGCTCGGTTGATGCTCAAAAGTTTCAAGCTTTATCAAAAGCCTTTAATGAAATGTTTGAAGGGGGAACAGGTGTGTTAGAGTTTCAAACACCACCTACTCCTAAAGAAGAAAATCTCCCTGCTGAAGACCCGACGGGAAAAAATGTAGCAAGAGATAATGGAATGGACCCAACTGAAAAAGAAGGAGAAAAGCCGTTAACAGAAGAAAACAAGCAGAAGAGTTCTCACGATGCAGATCAGCAAGAATTGTTGACTGTTCAACAAAAAGTAAATACATATATTGAGCAAAATGGTCTTAAAGACGAGTTGCAGACCTCACTAACAGATGAAGGGCTACTAATTTCAATTCGCGATAACGTCTTTTTTGCATCTGGAAGAGCGGATGTTCGATCCGAAGATATAAGTCTTGCAAAAGAAATTTCAAACTTGCTCGTGATGGATCCTCCTCGTAATATTATCATTAGTGGTCATACTGATAATGTACCGATACGCAATGCAGGTTTTCAATCAAATTGGGAGCTTAGCGTTATGAGAGCGATTAATTTCATGAAGGTTATTCTAGAAAATAATCGCTTAAACCCAAGTATGTTTAGTGCAAAAGGATTTGGTGAATTTAAGCCCGTAGCCTCGAATGAAACGAATGAAGGCAAGAAGAAAAACCGCCGAGTAGAAATTTTAATTACGCCTCGAACAGAAGCAGAAAATGAGTAA
- a CDS encoding DUF2071 domain-containing protein yields the protein MESNWLMKQVWRDLLFIHWPVSAKELQKLLPEPLTIDTFEGKGFISLVPFTMTGIRFKGTPSVPCISQLHELNVRTYVKYQGERGVYFFSLDATNALAVWIARRFFHLPYLHADIMVNKYKDSINFECTRKHKGFQQEEVLLTYKPISAPYHTKEGTVDEWLTNRDRLFTVYKKKVFRGKLFHDPWILQDGHYFMRKNTLTTAYPPINKSETIVHYAQHLVTYFYPFQKM from the coding sequence ATGGAAAGCAATTGGCTGATGAAACAAGTTTGGAGAGATCTATTATTTATACATTGGCCCGTTTCTGCAAAAGAGCTACAAAAACTTTTACCAGAGCCTTTAACAATAGATACATTTGAAGGGAAGGGGTTTATTTCACTTGTTCCTTTTACAATGACAGGCATTCGCTTTAAAGGTACGCCGTCTGTCCCATGCATATCTCAACTTCATGAATTGAATGTACGAACATATGTGAAGTATCAAGGTGAACGGGGTGTTTATTTTTTTAGTTTAGACGCAACGAATGCTCTTGCGGTATGGATTGCTAGGCGCTTCTTTCATTTACCTTATCTACATGCTGACATAATGGTTAATAAATATAAGGATTCGATCAACTTTGAATGTACAAGGAAGCATAAAGGGTTTCAACAGGAAGAGGTATTGTTGACGTATAAGCCTATATCAGCTCCTTATCATACAAAAGAAGGAACTGTGGATGAGTGGTTAACAAACAGGGACCGTCTCTTTACCGTGTACAAAAAGAAAGTTTTTCGAGGAAAACTTTTTCATGACCCTTGGATTTTACAAGATGGACATTATTTTATGAGAAAAAATACGCTTACGACAGCGTACCCACCAATAAATAAGAGTGAAACAATTGTGCATTATGCACAACATCTTGTTACGTATTTTTATCCTTTTCAAAAGATGTGA
- the nhaC gene encoding Na+/H+ antiporter NhaC, whose translation MKTPRLPSIGEIVIVLLLFLAVVVSFALIFELPIQLALFISWFIVIALGIRLGYKYDFLQKAITKGIGNGLEAILILLAVGALIGTWISGGIVPSLIYYGLEFINPTFFLLATLVICSITSVATGTSWGTVGTAGIAMMAIGEGMGMPLPLVAGAVISGAYFGDKLSPLSDSTILSASMAKVDVIAHVRAMLYLDIPAYIVTSILFTIAGFMYGGNNFDSERVEFLKSSLHDVFQINVWMLIPMVVVIVLLALKKPSLPSIAVGSLLGVIWGVLFQDLSVSSAFNTAYSGFSIESDITFITELLNRGGIESMVGSIIVIIFGLGFGGLLEELGVLKVLLSKFEQFLTNAGNVTTATIFTGLLGNIFGCAMYVSLILTPKIMQDSYDRLKINRLVLARNSEVGGTLTSGMVPWTDNGIFLATILGVSTFAYLPFMWLSFVSIIIAIIYGYTGKFIWYTTDENKNVS comes from the coding sequence TTGAAAACACCAAGGTTACCTTCAATTGGTGAAATTGTAATCGTGTTACTTTTATTTCTAGCGGTTGTCGTTTCATTTGCACTCATTTTCGAACTTCCCATCCAATTAGCGCTCTTTATATCATGGTTTATCGTTATTGCGCTAGGTATTCGCTTAGGATATAAATATGATTTTTTACAGAAAGCGATTACAAAAGGGATTGGGAACGGGTTAGAAGCTATTCTAATTTTATTAGCAGTAGGCGCTCTAATTGGAACATGGATTTCTGGAGGAATCGTTCCATCATTAATTTATTACGGTTTAGAGTTTATTAATCCTACGTTCTTTTTATTAGCCACTTTAGTTATTTGTTCAATCACTTCTGTTGCAACGGGTACATCATGGGGAACAGTAGGGACAGCAGGTATTGCAATGATGGCAATAGGGGAAGGAATGGGAATGCCTCTACCACTCGTAGCTGGTGCAGTTATTTCGGGTGCATATTTCGGAGACAAGCTATCTCCGCTATCTGACAGTACAATCTTGTCTGCTTCTATGGCAAAAGTAGATGTAATTGCTCATGTGCGAGCAATGCTTTACTTAGATATTCCAGCTTACATTGTTACATCTATTTTGTTTACCATTGCTGGATTTATGTATGGTGGTAATAACTTTGATAGTGAGCGAGTAGAGTTTTTAAAATCATCTTTACATGACGTGTTCCAAATCAACGTGTGGATGCTTATTCCAATGGTTGTTGTTATTGTATTATTAGCATTAAAAAAGCCGTCACTACCATCAATTGCAGTGGGTTCTTTACTGGGTGTAATATGGGGAGTGCTTTTTCAGGATTTAAGCGTATCAAGTGCTTTTAATACAGCTTATAGCGGGTTTTCCATCGAGTCAGACATAACGTTTATAACAGAGTTACTCAACCGCGGTGGGATTGAGAGTATGGTTGGTTCAATTATTGTTATTATTTTTGGGTTAGGCTTTGGTGGTCTTCTAGAAGAGTTAGGTGTACTCAAAGTACTTCTTTCTAAATTTGAACAGTTTTTAACAAATGCAGGAAACGTGACGACTGCTACGATTTTTACAGGTTTATTAGGGAATATTTTTGGTTGTGCTATGTACGTATCGCTTATTTTAACGCCAAAGATTATGCAAGATAGCTATGATCGTCTAAAAATCAATCGACTTGTATTAGCGCGTAACTCCGAAGTAGGAGGAACGTTAACCTCGGGTATGGTTCCATGGACTGATAATGGTATCTTTTTAGCGACAATCTTAGGTGTATCAACATTCGCTTATCTACCATTTATGTGGTTAAGTTTTGTTTCTATCATTATTGCTATTATCTATGGTTATACTGGAAAGTTCATTTGGTATACAACGGATGAAAATAAAAACGTTAGCTAA
- a CDS encoding amino acid permease, translating to MAQHEGQNDLKRTMKSRHLFMVSLGGVIGTGLFLSSGYTIGQAGPGGAMLAYLVGGFIMYLVMLCLGELSVAMPHAGSFQVYATKFIGPGTGFAVGWLYWLTWVVTVGSEFIAVGLLMQRWFPDSPVWIWSVLFAITIFVCNAMSVRFFAESEFWFSLIKVVAIIVFIIVGGMAIFGFISIEGQSAPLFSNFTGEGGMFPNGFTPVLATMVAVSFAFSGTELIGIAAGESENPERDVPKSIRNIVWRTFFFFIGAIFVLSALIPWKEAGVTESPFVTVFARIGIPYAADIMNFVILTALLSIANSGLYACARMLWSLSKQNMISPALGKVTSKGVPLNALIVSMAVACLSLLTSVFAADTVYMVLVGISGFAVVAVWMSIAASQYMFRRKYIKEGNDVGKLVYKAPLYPIVPILAFLLCLASCVGLAFDPSQRIALYCGIPFVLLCYAVYYWRRRKGLKVFTDQSEAK from the coding sequence ATGGCACAACATGAAGGACAAAATGATTTAAAACGGACGATGAAAAGCCGTCACTTATTTATGGTTTCGCTCGGAGGTGTAATTGGAACAGGTTTATTTTTGAGTTCTGGTTATACAATCGGACAAGCTGGTCCGGGAGGAGCAATGCTTGCCTATTTAGTTGGTGGTTTTATTATGTATTTGGTGATGCTTTGTTTAGGTGAGCTGAGCGTAGCTATGCCACATGCAGGTTCATTTCAGGTGTATGCTACAAAGTTTATCGGACCAGGAACAGGATTTGCTGTAGGGTGGTTATATTGGTTAACTTGGGTTGTCACCGTAGGATCAGAGTTTATTGCAGTAGGACTATTAATGCAGCGCTGGTTTCCAGATTCGCCGGTATGGATTTGGAGCGTATTATTTGCGATTACCATTTTTGTATGTAACGCAATGTCAGTTCGCTTTTTTGCTGAATCAGAGTTTTGGTTTTCTCTTATTAAAGTAGTAGCAATTATTGTATTTATTATAGTTGGAGGAATGGCTATTTTCGGTTTTATTTCAATCGAGGGGCAGTCTGCGCCACTCTTTTCTAACTTTACAGGAGAAGGCGGTATGTTTCCGAATGGATTTACGCCAGTCTTAGCCACGATGGTCGCTGTTAGTTTTGCATTTTCAGGTACAGAGCTAATAGGAATAGCAGCAGGAGAAAGTGAAAACCCAGAGCGTGACGTCCCAAAGTCCATTCGCAACATTGTGTGGCGAACGTTCTTCTTTTTTATTGGAGCTATCTTTGTGCTGTCCGCACTTATTCCATGGAAGGAAGCCGGAGTGACAGAGAGTCCTTTTGTTACGGTATTTGCTCGCATAGGTATTCCATACGCTGCTGATATCATGAATTTTGTTATTTTAACAGCACTGCTTTCGATTGCCAATTCAGGATTGTATGCGTGTGCTCGCATGCTTTGGTCTTTGTCTAAGCAAAATATGATTTCCCCTGCACTTGGAAAGGTGACGTCAAAAGGAGTACCATTAAATGCTTTAATTGTAAGTATGGCGGTTGCTTGCTTATCACTTTTAACTAGCGTATTTGCAGCTGATACAGTGTATATGGTATTAGTCGGTATATCAGGATTTGCAGTAGTAGCTGTTTGGATGAGTATTGCAGCTTCTCAGTATATGTTCCGCCGCAAGTATATTAAAGAAGGAAATGATGTAGGGAAGCTGGTGTATAAAGCGCCACTTTATCCTATTGTTCCAATTCTTGCATTCTTATTATGCTTAGCATCTTGCGTAGGATTGGCATTTGATCCAAGCCAGCGTATTGCTTTGTATTGTGGAATTCCTTTTGTGCTGCTATGCTATGCAGTTTATTATTGGAGACGACGTAAAGGATTAAAGGTATTTACAGATCAAAGTGAAGCAAAGTAA
- a CDS encoding antibiotic biosynthesis monooxygenase produces MVKEVAFFHIKKDLLAEFEDAFHQAARVIASVPGYIDHSIHRCVETDTKYMIIVEWETIESHMVNFVQSSLFEEWDKQMGRFFEPNITMDHYITVQTSKH; encoded by the coding sequence ATGGTTAAAGAAGTTGCTTTTTTTCATATAAAAAAAGATTTATTAGCAGAGTTTGAAGATGCATTTCATCAAGCTGCTCGCGTTATCGCATCCGTACCAGGATATATTGACCATTCTATTCATCGATGTGTTGAAACGGATACAAAATATATGATTATTGTCGAGTGGGAAACTATCGAAAGCCATATGGTGAACTTTGTTCAATCTTCATTATTTGAAGAGTGGGACAAACAAATGGGACGTTTTTTCGAACCCAACATAACAATGGATCATTATATAACTGTTCAAACCTCTAAACATTGA